Proteins co-encoded in one Brassica rapa cultivar Chiifu-401-42 chromosome A02, CAAS_Brap_v3.01, whole genome shotgun sequence genomic window:
- the LOC103852496 gene encoding heat shock protein 90-5, chloroplastic-like: MAPALSRSLYTTPLTSLPLTPTRLSPLRTAFLPRAGSGLRTSVSCSWNLEKRCSRFAVKCDAAVAEKETAEEVSGEKFEYQAELDKLRFLSVTEPALLGDGGELEIRIKPDPDNGTITIT, translated from the exons ATGGCTCCTGCTTTGAGTCGAAGCCTCTACACGACTCCTTTGACTTCACTTCCACTCACCCCGACCCGTCTCTCTCCTCTCAGAACCGCGTTTCTCCCTCGCGCCGGCAGTGGACTGAGAACCAGCGTTTCATGTAGCTGGAACCTCGAGAAGAGATGCAGCCGCTTCGCCGTGAAGTGCGACGCCGCCGTGGCGGAGAAGGAGACGGCTGAGGAAGTGTCCGGCGAGAAGTTCGAGTACCAAGCCGAA TTGGATAAGCTGAGGTTCTTGAGTGTGACAGAGCCTGCATTGCTTGGAGATGGTGGTGAGCTTGAGATTAGAATCAAGCCTGATCCTGATAACGGCACTATCACCATTACGTAA